In Halarcobacter mediterraneus, the following proteins share a genomic window:
- a CDS encoding ATP-binding cassette domain-containing protein, with protein MNLVEAKNIWKIYGDSIVLENLNFSMKEGEFCTLVGPSGCGKTTFLRMLLGVENPTKGKLFFEGNDYPQEPSDERGIVFQRYSTLSHLNVIDNVIIGLEFESSKFFGKLFGSKKKEAYEKAEEILKAVGLQDARNKFPHELSGGMKQRLSIAQSLVKKPKLLLLDEPFGALDPGISLDMHELLLDIHSKLNFGVVMVTHDISEAFKLGTRVLVFDKVKVDEKYPNRYGSTIVNDIDSSKERKNVKK; from the coding sequence ATGAATCTAGTAGAAGCAAAAAATATATGGAAAATATATGGTGATAGTATAGTTTTGGAAAATTTGAATTTTTCTATGAAAGAGGGTGAATTTTGTACTTTAGTTGGACCTTCAGGGTGTGGAAAAACAACATTTTTAAGAATGCTTTTAGGAGTAGAGAATCCAACAAAAGGGAAACTGTTTTTTGAAGGAAATGATTACCCTCAAGAACCTAGTGATGAAAGGGGTATCGTTTTTCAACGATATTCTACTTTAAGTCATTTAAATGTAATTGATAATGTAATTATTGGTTTAGAGTTTGAATCTTCTAAGTTTTTTGGAAAACTTTTTGGAAGCAAAAAGAAAGAAGCTTATGAAAAAGCCGAAGAAATTTTAAAAGCAGTAGGTCTGCAAGATGCAAGAAATAAATTTCCCCATGAATTAAGTGGAGGAATGAAACAAAGGTTATCAATAGCTCAGTCTTTAGTTAAAAAACCAAAGCTTTTACTTCTAGATGAACCTTTTGGAGCATTAGATCCAGGTATAAGTTTAGATATGCATGAATTACTTTTAGATATACACTCAAAGTTAAACTTTGGAGTTGTGATGGTAACCCATGATATAAGTGAAGCTTTTAAATTAGGAACAAGAGTTTTAGTATTTGATAAAGTGAAAGTTGATGAAAAATATCCAAATAGATATGGGTCAACAATAGTTAATGATATAGATTCTAGTAAGGAAAGAAAGAATGTTAAGAAGTGA
- a CDS encoding urea amidolyase associated protein UAAP1 has protein sequence MLRSDKVVLSETLPSSVKWSKIIKRGQTVRLKALGENASLSAMFYNAFNTAERFNSADTVKVQWNAFLGKGKVLLSEMGRVLFAVTDDTTDGLLDVLGGISNERVIKENFGGEATYQSCRNGYHKSDKENFLIELGKYGMTKKDLIEALNLFRKVDVKDGSKLVLNERTAKEGEYIELTAHMDILLILSNTPHAMDKSGVYNSSDVEITIFESVEIKDDDYLDYSEEAKRGFINTNRYFV, from the coding sequence ATGTTAAGAAGTGATAAAGTTGTATTAAGTGAGACCTTACCTTCAAGTGTAAAATGGTCAAAAATTATAAAAAGAGGTCAAACAGTAAGATTAAAAGCCTTAGGTGAAAATGCCAGTTTAAGTGCAATGTTTTATAACGCTTTTAATACAGCAGAGAGATTTAATAGTGCTGATACAGTTAAGGTTCAATGGAACGCTTTTTTAGGTAAAGGAAAAGTTCTTTTATCTGAAATGGGAAGAGTTCTTTTTGCAGTTACTGATGATACAACTGATGGATTATTAGATGTATTAGGTGGTATTAGTAATGAAAGAGTTATTAAAGAAAATTTTGGTGGAGAAGCAACTTATCAAAGTTGTAGAAATGGATATCATAAATCAGATAAAGAGAATTTTTTAATTGAACTTGGAAAATATGGAATGACAAAAAAAGATTTAATAGAAGCTCTTAATCTGTTTAGAAAAGTTGATGTAAAAGATGGTTCAAAATTGGTTTTAAATGAAAGAACTGCAAAAGAGGGTGAATATATTGAGTTAACTGCTCATATGGATATTTTACTTATTTTATCAAATACCCCACATGCAATGGATAAAAGTGGAGTTTATAATTCAAGTGATGTTGAAATTACTATTTTTGAAAGTGTTGAAATCAAAGATGACGATTATCTTGATTATTCAGAAGAGGCTAAAAGAGGCTTTATTAATACTAATAGATATTTTGTATAA
- a CDS encoding urea amidolyase associated protein UAAP2, producing MSKNIENAIYNEKLPSGLPWGKVIKKGQTFRIVDLEGCQAVDTLFYNANNVNDRYSATDTIREQGSIFITTGTKLLSSDDNVLMEIVEDTCGNHDTLGGHCSAESNSVRFGLDKKYMHSCRDNYLTIVSQLEMNPKDITNNINFFMNVPVEEDGHLAIVDGISKPGDYIEMEAQMDTLVLISNCPQLNNPCNGYNPTPIQLIIWDK from the coding sequence ATGTCAAAAAATATAGAAAATGCAATTTATAATGAAAAACTACCATCAGGACTTCCTTGGGGAAAAGTTATAAAAAAAGGTCAAACATTTAGAATAGTTGATTTAGAAGGTTGTCAAGCGGTTGATACACTTTTTTATAATGCTAATAATGTAAATGATAGATATAGTGCAACAGATACAATTAGAGAGCAAGGTAGTATTTTTATAACAACTGGAACAAAACTTTTAAGTAGTGATGATAATGTTTTAATGGAAATTGTTGAAGATACTTGTGGAAATCATGATACTTTAGGTGGACATTGTAGTGCTGAAAGTAACTCTGTTAGGTTTGGACTTGATAAAAAATATATGCATTCTTGTAGAGATAACTATTTAACTATTGTTTCACAGCTTGAGATGAATCCAAAAGATATTACAAATAATATAAACTTTTTTATGAATGTTCCAGTAGAGGAAGATGGTCATTTAGCAATTGTTGATGGTATTTCAAAACCAGGAGATTATATTGAGATGGAAGCACAAATGGATACATTAGTTTTAATTTCAAATTGTCCTCAATTAAATAATCCTTGTAATGGATATAACCCAACACCTATTCAATTAATTATTTGGGATAAATAG
- the uca gene encoding urea carboxylase produces MFKRVLIANRAEIANRVIKTLKNMGIESVVIYSEADKHASFVMNSDIAVPLHGISLNETYLDFKKIINICKEYEVDAIHPGYGFLSENVEFVKECEKNGIVFIGPDSKHIEDFGLKHTARKIAKDNGVPLLEGSELLSSLDEAKTTANTIGYPVMLKSTAGGGGIGMKLCFDEEELVSAFDSVIKLAGSNFSNSGVFLEKYIQTARHIEVQIFGDGQRNVKTLGERDCSIQRRNQKVIEETPAPNLSDDLREQLFEASRKLALAVNYKSAGTVEYIYDTQTQKFYFLEVNTRLQVEHGITEEVCEVDLVEWMVRIAAGDNTPLLEYNHNPKGHAIEVRVYAEDASKNFQPSTGLITKVEFPSDIRCDSWIEDGCEVSPFYDPLLAKLIVVSETREENISKLQEVLKQSRIYGIESNLTYLEHISKEQFFTNTSFYTKVLDSFEYKPCKVDVLKSGTLTTIQDYPARQGYWAVGIPPSGAMDSLTPRLLNKLLNNDENASFIEMTFMGATYNFRQATTIAIGGANMQAKLNGEEINMYEPISVNENDILEFKKVIGNGNRTYLAITGGFDVAKYLGSASTFTLGEFGGHGGRALKAGDVLSFNATKQKEFTPLQDQTQLTDEWEIGVVYGPHGSPDFFTHEDIKMFFESSWEVHFNSSRTGVRLIGPTPSWARKDGGEAGLHPSNIHDNAYAFGSIDFTGDIPIILGPDGPSLGGFVCPVTIVSCELYKIGQVKAGDKIKFKPISLENADKMVKAYEEAITLNKNLPKLDDYIIDFDEKVESPIVEKLNYNELNMDIIIRAAGNEFLLVEAGELKLDIELRLFIHALMGYIEEKNLTGIIDLTPGIRSLQIHFNSQVISRKLVIKTIISGISSLRDIENLEVDSRTVWLPLSWNDPSIQLAINKYQQVVRPDAPWCPSNIEFIRRINGLKEQEEVKDIILSADYLVMGLGDVYLGAPVATPLDPAQRLVTTKYNPARTWTAQNSVGIGGAYMCVYGMESPGGYQLFGRTLQMWNTYRQTKEFSKPWLLRFFDQVKFYLVSSEELHEIREKFLYGKYPLTIEHKSFKLKEHKEFLVKNKTRQKNFQTIRGKAFEDERLMWKEKGLDKFTPKAETIEEKEQLILAADEEVVESIMSGNIWKIEVKAGDKVEAGEVLVVLESMKMEVDIEAEVSGTITKILYKEGDNIESGDILVVIKKDEK; encoded by the coding sequence ATGTTTAAAAGAGTATTGATTGCAAATAGAGCAGAAATTGCAAATAGAGTTATTAAGACATTAAAAAATATGGGAATTGAATCTGTAGTTATTTATAGTGAAGCAGATAAACATGCCTCATTTGTAATGAATTCAGATATAGCCGTACCATTACATGGAATATCTTTGAATGAAACCTACCTAGATTTTAAAAAGATTATTAATATTTGTAAAGAGTATGAAGTAGATGCAATACATCCAGGGTATGGATTTTTAAGTGAAAATGTAGAGTTTGTAAAAGAGTGTGAAAAAAACGGCATTGTTTTTATAGGACCAGATTCTAAGCATATTGAAGATTTTGGTTTAAAACATACTGCAAGAAAAATTGCCAAAGATAATGGTGTACCATTGTTAGAAGGAAGTGAACTATTAAGCAGTTTAGATGAAGCCAAAACAACAGCTAATACGATTGGATATCCTGTGATGTTAAAAAGTACTGCTGGAGGTGGTGGTATTGGTATGAAACTTTGTTTCGATGAAGAAGAGCTTGTTTCTGCCTTTGATAGTGTAATAAAACTTGCAGGTTCCAACTTTAGTAATAGTGGTGTCTTCTTAGAAAAATATATTCAAACTGCACGACACATTGAGGTACAAATCTTTGGTGATGGACAAAGAAATGTAAAAACATTAGGTGAAAGAGATTGTTCTATTCAAAGAAGAAATCAAAAAGTTATTGAAGAGACACCAGCCCCAAACTTAAGTGATGATTTAAGAGAGCAACTTTTTGAAGCTTCAAGAAAACTAGCCCTTGCCGTAAACTATAAAAGTGCAGGAACAGTTGAGTATATCTATGATACCCAAACACAAAAGTTTTACTTCTTAGAAGTAAATACAAGACTGCAAGTTGAACATGGTATTACTGAAGAAGTTTGCGAGGTTGATTTAGTTGAGTGGATGGTACGAATTGCAGCAGGTGATAATACACCATTGCTTGAGTATAATCACAATCCCAAAGGTCATGCTATTGAAGTTAGGGTATATGCTGAGGATGCCAGCAAAAACTTTCAACCTAGTACTGGACTTATTACAAAAGTGGAGTTTCCAAGTGATATTAGGTGTGATTCATGGATAGAGGACGGATGTGAAGTAAGCCCTTTTTATGATCCCTTATTAGCAAAACTGATTGTTGTAAGTGAAACTAGAGAAGAGAATATCTCAAAACTACAAGAGGTTTTAAAACAAAGTAGAATTTATGGGATTGAATCAAACTTAACGTACTTAGAGCACATCTCAAAAGAGCAGTTTTTTACAAATACTTCATTTTATACAAAAGTCTTAGATAGTTTTGAATACAAGCCTTGTAAAGTGGATGTCTTAAAATCGGGTACTTTAACGACTATTCAAGATTATCCTGCACGTCAAGGGTATTGGGCTGTTGGTATTCCACCATCAGGTGCAATGGACAGTTTGACACCAAGACTTTTAAATAAGCTTCTTAACAATGATGAGAATGCATCATTTATTGAGATGACATTTATGGGTGCAACTTATAATTTCAGACAAGCAACTACCATTGCTATTGGTGGAGCAAATATGCAAGCAAAACTAAATGGCGAAGAGATAAATATGTATGAGCCAATTAGTGTAAATGAAAATGATATTTTAGAGTTTAAAAAAGTTATTGGAAATGGAAATAGAACTTACTTAGCAATCACAGGTGGATTTGATGTAGCAAAATATTTAGGAAGTGCTTCAACTTTTACTCTTGGAGAGTTTGGTGGACATGGTGGAAGAGCTTTAAAAGCAGGAGATGTATTAAGCTTTAATGCAACAAAACAAAAAGAGTTTACACCACTTCAAGATCAAACACAACTTACTGATGAATGGGAAATAGGTGTGGTATATGGACCACATGGAAGTCCAGATTTTTTTACTCATGAAGATATTAAAATGTTTTTTGAAAGCTCTTGGGAAGTACACTTTAATTCAAGTAGGACAGGTGTAAGACTTATTGGTCCAACTCCATCTTGGGCTAGAAAAGATGGTGGAGAAGCTGGATTACACCCTTCAAATATCCATGATAATGCCTATGCCTTTGGAAGTATAGATTTTACAGGAGATATTCCAATCATTTTGGGACCTGATGGTCCAAGTCTTGGGGGTTTTGTATGCCCTGTAACAATTGTCTCATGTGAATTATATAAAATTGGACAAGTTAAAGCAGGAGATAAAATCAAGTTTAAACCAATAAGTTTAGAAAATGCAGATAAAATGGTTAAAGCTTATGAAGAAGCTATTACTTTAAATAAAAATTTACCTAAATTGGATGATTATATTATAGACTTTGATGAAAAGGTAGAGAGTCCTATTGTAGAAAAACTTAACTATAATGAATTAAATATGGATATTATAATAAGAGCTGCAGGGAATGAATTTTTATTGGTTGAAGCAGGAGAACTTAAACTAGATATCGAGCTTAGATTATTTATTCATGCTTTAATGGGCTATATTGAAGAAAAAAATTTAACTGGAATAATTGATTTAACTCCTGGTATTAGAAGTTTACAAATCCATTTTAATTCTCAAGTTATTAGTAGAAAGTTAGTTATAAAAACAATAATATCTGGAATTAGTTCTTTAAGAGATATTGAAAATTTAGAGGTAGATTCTAGAACAGTTTGGCTTCCACTATCTTGGAATGACCCTTCAATTCAACTAGCTATTAATAAATATCAACAAGTGGTACGCCCTGATGCACCTTGGTGTCCTTCAAATATTGAGTTTATAAGAAGAATAAATGGACTTAAAGAGCAAGAAGAAGTTAAAGATATAATATTAAGTGCAGATTATTTGGTTATGGGATTGGGCGATGTGTATTTAGGTGCACCAGTTGCAACACCACTAGATCCTGCACAAAGATTAGTTACTACTAAATATAACCCAGCAAGGACTTGGACAGCACAAAATTCTGTGGGTATTGGTGGTGCATATATGTGTGTGTATGGAATGGAAAGTCCTGGAGGATATCAACTTTTTGGAAGAACCTTACAAATGTGGAATACTTATAGACAAACTAAAGAATTTAGTAAACCTTGGTTACTTAGATTTTTTGACCAAGTTAAGTTTTATCTTGTTTCTAGCGAAGAATTACACGAAATTAGAGAAAAATTTTTATATGGGAAATATCCTTTAACTATAGAACATAAAAGTTTCAAATTAAAAGAACATAAAGAGTTTTTAGTTAAAAATAAAACTAGACAAAAAAATTTCCAAACAATAAGGGGAAAAGCCTTTGAAGATGAAAGGTTAATGTGGAAAGAGAAAGGTTTAGATAAATTTACTCCTAAAGCTGAAACCATAGAAGAGAAAGAACAATTAATTTTAGCAGCTGATGAAGAAGTTGTTGAATCAATCATGTCTGGAAATATCTGGAAAATTGAAGTAAAAGCTGGAGATAAGGTAGAAGCAGGTGAAGTTTTAGTGGTACTTGAATCTATGAAAATGGAAGTAGATATAGAAGCAGAAGTTTCTGGAACTATTACTAAAATATTATATAAAGAGGGTGATAATATAGAAAGTGGAGATATTTTAGTAGTTATAAAAAAGGATGAAAAATGA